In Sphingobacterium sp. R2, the genomic stretch AGATAATTAACCAGAATAGAAAATACTGTGTTAAAGCTCTCAACTCTTTAGCAAATCGTTGCATTCTTTCGCGTAAAAATAAAACAGGCAAATTTACATTAATTTAAATGAAATACAGGCTAATTACATAGTAATATGAATAAAAGATTAAAAAATTATAAAGTATCCTGAGATAGAATACCGCATAAATAGCAAACTCTTCTGCCAAAGGAGGATGGTGTTTGAATGAATTGCCGATACGTGATGGATAGCATCTTTTTGTTTGCGCACAAGATCAGCTGATACCTAAGGAAAATAACATAGAAATACTTACTTTTGTGTTCCTTAAAAGTTTGAATAGAAAATTTAAAATGAGCATAGCGAAAACTTATAATCCAAAAGAAGCTGAAGAAAAATGGTACAGCTATTGGAAAGCGAACGGATTTTTCCGTTCTACCCCAGACGAACGTGAACCTTACACGATTGTGATGCCTCCTCCAAACGTCACTGGGGTGTTGCACATGGGGCATATGCTAAATAATACCATTCAAGATGTTTTGATTCGCCGGGCACGTATGCAAGGAAAAAACGCCTGTTGGGTACCGGGTACGGATCACGCCTCCATTGCTACTGAAGCCAAGGTCGTCGCTATGTTGAAAGAACAAGGAATTGACAAACGATCGTTATCCCGCGAAGATTTCTTAAAGCACGCTTGGGAATGGAAAGAGAAATATGGTGGTATTATTCTGAAACAATTGGAAAAACTTGGTGCTTCCTGTGACTGGGATCGCACGCGCTTTACGATGGACCCAGAATTGTATCAATCTGTTATCCGCGTATTCGTGGATCTGTATAATAAAGGATTGATTTATCGGGGCTACCGCATGGTCAATTGGGATCCGGAAGCAAAAACAAATATTTCCGACGAAGAAGTTATTTATAAAGAGAAAAATGGTAAATTATATCACCTAAAATATCAGGTTGACGGTACTGATCAATACATTGTTGTTGCAACAACCCGTCCCGAAACAATTTTTGGTGATACAGCGGTCTGTATCAATCCCGACGATGAACGCTACACCTGGTTAAAAGGAAAGCAAGTCATTGTACCGATCGTAGGCAGAAAAGTGAACATCATTGAAGATGAATATGTAGATTTGGAGTTTGGTACCGGTTGTCTAAAAGTTACTCCAGCACACGATGTAAACGACTATGCGCTCGGCAAAAAGCACAACTTGGAATTTGTCGACATCTTTACCGATGAAGCAAAACTAAACGACAATGGCCTGCATTACGCTGGTATGGATCGTTTTAAAGTCCGGAAAGAAATTGAGAAAGAGCTTGAGGAAAAAGGGTTATTGGAAAAAGTCGAGAACTATACCAATAATGTTGGGACTTCAGAGCGAACAGGTGCGGTGATCGAGCCCAAAATCTCCAATCAGTGGTTCCTTAAAATGGAAGACCTTGCAAAACCGGCTTTGGATAATGTCATGGATGATACCATCAAATTTCATCCGACAAAATTCAAAAATATTTACCGCAATTGGATGGAGAATGTGACCGACTGGAATATCTCAAGACAATTGTGGTGGGGCCACCAAATACCGGCATATTTCTATGGCGAGGGCAACGAAGAATTTGTGGTTGCACAAACCGTTGAAGAAGCACTTGTATTAGCGCAGGAAAAATCAGGTAATGCAACGCTTCAATTGACCGATCTACGTCAAGATGAGGATGTGCTTGATACCTGGTTTTCAGCTTGGCTATGGCCAATTTCAGTCTTCAATGGTATAAACGAACCAGAAAATGCAGAAATCAACTACTATTACCCTACGCAAGATTTAGTCACTGCCCCAGACATCATTTTTTTCTGGGTAGCACGTATGATCGTTTCAGGATATGAATTCCGCGGACAATTGCCTTTTGAAAATGTTTATTTTACTGGGATTGTACGGGACAAACTCGGCCGCAAAATGTCCAAATCGCTGGGCAACTCACCTGATCCAATTGATTTGATGAACGAATACGGTGCCGATGCGACTAGAATGGGGATGTTATTGACTGCTCCGGCAGGTAATGACCTTCCATTCGATGTTGAACTCTGTGTACAAGGACGTAATTTTGCCAATAAGATCTGGAATGCTTTCCGCTTGGTTAAAGGCTGGGAAATTACAGCTACTCCGGCTTCAGATTCAGATAAGATTTCGGCATCTTGGTTCGAAGCAAGGTTAAATCAAGCTCTGGTCGATATCGAAGAAAACTTCAAACACTATCGTCTATCAGATGCATTGATGACAACCTACAAATTGGTATGGGATGACTTCTGTGCTTGGTACCTAGAATTAGTGAAACCGGCTTATGGCTGCCCTATTTCTGGCGAAACCTTAGCAACAGTAAAATCATTTTTTCAACGTATCCTCACATTGGTGCATCCTTTCATGCCTTTCCTAACAGAAGAATTGTGGCATGACGAACTGTTCGGTGTGAAAGACGAGAAAGATTGCATTATCGTAGCCCCTTATCCTACAGCGAATGATTTTGATGAGCAACTGATCAAAGATTTCGCTATCGCTCAACAGATTATTTCGGAAGTTCGGAATATTCGCAATTCTAAAGGTATCTCCCCTAAAGTTGCTTTACCGTTAGCGATCAATCAACAATCGGACGTCAACCTGGAGCAATATATTGCTATCATCACCAAGATTGCAAACTTGGAGGGTGTGACTTTTGTTTCCGAGAAAATAACTGGTGCAGCAAGTTTCCTTGCCGGCAAAGACGAATGTTATGTTACGTTGGAAAATAATATTGATGCGGATGCTGAACGTGAGCGTATCGAGAAAGAATTGGAATACCTAAAAGGTTTTCTTGTATCTGTAGACAAAAAGCTTTCCAATGAACGATTTGTGCAAAATGCTAAACCTGAAATTGTCGAAAACGAGAAAAGCAAAAAAGCGGATGCAGAAGCTAAGATTAAAATCTTGCAAGAAAGTTTACTGGCATTAGGATAATACCTAAACAATACAGCTGATCAGGTCCCGTGTAATCCACGGGACCTTTTTTTGTTAACGCGAAATTCGCCCTTCCTTCGCCCTTTCTTCGGCGTTCGTTCGGTACTTGCTCGGTGTTTATTCGGTGCTTGCTCGGTTGTGACCGAAGAAATACCGTACGAGTACGAAGTATATCCGACAAATGAGCGTGCGAAGACTGGAGCTGGTATCACTGATTTATGAACGGTAAGCGGGGTAAATTCCCATGTTAGTACTGGTTGTATCATTTCAAGGATTCTCTAAAAGAGTTTCATAAATAAGGTAGTTTTTTTTCGCAAGCGATTCCGCTGTAGTTTAAAATTGACTTCGAGTGGAACAATACCGGAAAGTTTATCCTAATTCTGTAAAAAATGAATAACTTTATAATAGTGAACTTAAATTATACTAATATGGGATTTAAAGAAACATTTCAGATTAACGGTGAAAACCTTTTGCAGAAAATCAAAGAAATTATTGCGGAGGGCAACGTAAACAAAATTACTATCTCGGACAAGCATGGAAAGGAGATCATGAGCTTTCCTGTGACAGTTGGAGCCATAGGCTTGATCTTAGCGCCTGTTTTTGCAGCGATTGGAGCAGTAGCAGCATTACTTACAGAGTGTACCATTACTGTGGAACGCAATAGCCAAAAGGACGACAACAACAACGGAGACAACAGTACGGATCCACCAACCACAATAACAGTGAACTAATCAACTCAGATTGCCTGCTATGAAAATCTTAAAAAATATACTTTGTGTTTTGTTCGCCTTGCTATTCATTCATGCGGGTCTGGATAAACTTTTTCATTATATGCCTGCTCCACCAATGGATATGGACATGAAAAAGGTATTTGAGGCTTTTAACACTATAAAATGGCTAATGCCACTGGTTGGAATTATCGAGCTCATTGGCGGTTTACTATTTATTTTCACAAAGACACGAACGTTGGGTGCTTTGATCATCTTCCCGATTCTTATTGGGATTTTTACCCATAATATGATTTTCTATAGTCAACAGGGATTAATTATTTGGGCTGTACTTTTTATCATCTGGGTTTGGGTAGTTTTCGAAAACTGGGGAAAGTATAAAAAATTGCTTGTATGATTGCCTCATTGTTAGACAAACGAGCTCGTTCAGCATAGCAGATTTATTGTTATTTAACACCTATTTTTTGACAAATTAATAGGTATTAAATGTTTTTATTAACATAAAATTAAAAAATAAAAAACTTTATGTAGCTATACTGGTTTGGTCAATTATTTGATGTAACTTTTTCCCGTTTTAATTTTTATTAATAGATACTTAAATCAAATTATACGTTGAACAGATTTACCCGAGTTGCTTTCAAAACAATCTTGTGGATTATTGGAGTAATAATTGCGCTTGCGATTCTAATTGTGTTTCTAATTCGACTACCATCGGTTCAGAATTATATTGCCGGAAAAGTAACTCAATATGTTGAAGGCAAAATCGGCACCCCCGTTAAAATAGGATACATCAATATCGATTTTCCGAAGAAACTAGTTTTACAGGATATCTATTTAGCGGACCAAAGCAAGGATACATTGGCTGCTGGAAAATCGATAGCGGTAGATATCAATATGCTGAAACTGCTAAAAAATACTGTTGAAATTCAAAGTATAGAAGCAGAAGGTATCACCGCGAAAATTCGCCGTACATTACCTGATAGTTCGTTCAACTTTGATTATATTGTCAAAGCATTTGCATCACAAAAAGAAAGCAATCCAACTGCCGACAGCAGTTCAGCACTCCTATTCAACCTCGATAAAGTAAAATTTGATAAATTTCATATTGTCTATACCGATGATGTGATTGGAACAAGCGCTGACGTATATCTCAACAGCTTAAATACCAACATCAAGAAGTTTGATCTGACACAAAATATGGCTTTCAATCTTCCCAAAGTGAAGATCGATGGTCTGAGTGCTACCATCAAACAATGGCGGCCGATGGTTGACGGCGCGGCGCCCTCTGTTGAGGACTTTGGCATTACGGATAAAACGGCTCAAACAACCACATTGCTTCCTGATGTTGGCATACAGATCGCAGACTTGACTAATATCTTCGTGCGTTATGAAGATCAGTCCAGCCTCTTGAACACCAAGTTTTATGTCAAAAATCTTCACGCAGACATTAACAAGATCGACCTGAACAAAGAAGTTGTGGATATTCAAACAATCAGCCTCGACGGTTCGGACAACAGTGTGCTCTTTGGAAAGGTTCTAAAAAAAGCAAACAGCTCAGCTAAATCTACAGCAGATACGACCAAAGTAAACTGGATTGTATCGGCCAAAGATATTCAGATCAACAATACAAGTTTAGCTTACCGCGACGACAATCAGGCGCGAATGAAGGGTTTTGATTACTTTAACATGAAGATTGCGGGTATGAAAACCAGCTTAAGTGATCTTTACTACAGTGCCGACTCAATCAGTGGATCGTTGAAAGAACTCATAACGTCAGATCACTCGGGTTTTGTGATCAAACAATTAAAGGGAGATTTTAAGTACACAAATACCGGTACTGAAATCAAAAATCTGTATGCCGAAACTCCACGTACTCTCCTACGGGATTACGTAAAAGTCACCTATCCATCATTGGATATTGTTGCCAAAAAACCGGAACTTCTCTACGTCAATGCAACCATCAAAAAGAGTCATGTCGATATGCGCGACATTTACTATTTTGCCCCTTTTTTGGATACCATGCAGGTGATGAAACCCTTGATGGACAAAAAATTTGCTATCGATGGACGTGTTGTGGGTAAGTTAAATGATCTGAATATTCCAGCAATTGATTTTCAAACCTTATCCAATACACGTCTCATTGCAAGCCTACGTTTAAGGGGGCTTCCCGAGGTGGATAAAATGTCTATGGATCTTAATTTAAAAAAATTGACTACCGGACGCTCGGATATCGAGAAGCTAGTTTCAAAAAAAATGCTGCCTAGCGGAATTGAATTGCCCAATACGATCGGACTCACCGGAACTTTTAAAGGTGGAATGAACGCCTTTAACACCAATCTTTCGCTGGTAACAGAAAAAGGAACGGCTAAGTTTAATGGTAAAGTGGGCATGATAGGTCGCGATACGACCTACGACGCTTATGTAAGTATCCGTGATTTTGACATTGGTAAGATCATGAAAATGGACAGTACCTTAGGCATACTTTCATTTGAGGGGAAAATTAAAGGTCATGGAACCGATCCTAAAAAGCTTGTAGCCAACTTTGATGGTAAAGTAAACCGAATGGACGCCATGGGTTATCGGTATCAGAACATCGACATGAACCTGACCGCAGACAAAGGAGATATTAAAGCCGCTGTGGTTAGCCCTGATCCAAATATTCAATTGAAGTTAAATGCAACAGCGAATATGAAGTCTAAGTATCCACAGGTGGATTTTGAGCTTCAGGTAGATACCATTAATCTTAAAAATTTAAAGTTGATGGACGATGAGTTCAAATACCAGGGTAAACTCGTCGGAAATTTCAGTTCAGCCGATCCAAATTTTTTAAATGGTGCAGCACATATTACCAATTCCTCCATCTTTTACAGTGGTGCATATTATTCTTTAGACAGCATTTCGCTTATAGCAAAAGCCGATACCAGCCGTAATTTATTGCTATTAAAATCTGACTTTTTAAATGCTCATCTAGTTGGTAAATATAAAATTCTGGAATTGCAGAATGCTATTCAAGATATCCTACAGGTATACTACCAGCCGGGAAAAGCTGTTAAAGTGCCAAAATACGAGCCGCAGAACATTGAGTTTTCAGCCCAGCTGACCCGAACGAAGTTCATTAGAGATTTCTTACCAGAACTGACAGCAATGTCGGATATCACTTTGGATGGTATGTTCAACAGCCAATCAAAAACGATTCTCGCCAAGCTGGATGCACCGAAAATAATCTATAATGGCACTGAAATAAATAACGTTACCTTAGATATCAATACACTCGACAGTACACTATATTACTCGGCATTGATCAATAAAATTAAGGTAAGCAATATTGAACTAGTGAATACCGTATTCAGTGGTAAAGTCATCCAAAACAATCTGGATTTTGGCCTCTGGATAAAAGATAAGAAAGAGAAAGAACAGTATCATCTTGGCGCAAATATGCGTGTTGATAATGGGGCATTTGTTTTTAGCCTGCTGCAGGATGGCTTAATGCTGAATTACGACAAATGGACAATAAATCCAAACAATGTGCTCAGATTTGGAAGTACAGGGATCCAGGCCAATGAATTTATCTTAAGCAATAAGGGACAAGAGCTTAGTATATCTTCACAAGATAGTGTCCTTAATTCACCGATAAACATAGCGTTCAAGAATTTCCGGATTGAGACATTAAGTAAAATGCTGGAGAGCGAAACAGTAGAGCTCGGGGGTGGAATTAATGGTCAGGCGACCATATCACGTCTGGAGAGCAGCCCTGTATTTGTATCGGATCTTGTTATCAATAAATTTTACATCGGACAGGATACCGTTGGGAATGTCAATATTAAGGTTAACAATGAGAAAGAAAATACGTACAATGCCAATATAAGCATTACCGAGAATGGCAACAACGTTGTCTTAAATGGTGATTTTGTGAATCCTCCTCAGGGAGAAGCTCGCTTAGATTTCACTTTAGATATTGCGCCGCTTTCCATGCAGACCGTGCAAGCATTCAGCCTCGGATATCTTAAAGATTCGAAAGGAAATCTTGAAGGCCAATTGAAAATAACAGGATCACCATCTACACCGCTCATTAAGGGCGATGTTAAATTTAAAGATGCACAATTTAATATTGCCATGCTAAATGCACTCTTTAAAGCCAAAGATGAAACAATTCATTTAGATGAGCGGGGCATCACCTTTCCCAAATTTGCCTTAGAAGACAAGAAGGGAAATATTGCCAAGCTGACAGGATCCATAGCCACGACAACGTATACTGATTTTGATTTTAATCTCAACGTCAATACGGACAATTTTGAAGTGCTCAATTCAACACAAAGCGATAATGACATGTTCTATGGTAAAATGTATCTTACTTCGAATCTGCGTATTCGCGGAAATCTCGATAAGCCTATCGTGGACGGTACAATCAAAGTGCTGGATGATACCGATTTTACCTTTGTCATGCCAAACGATGATCCAGGGATGGCCGATCGTAAAGGAGTGGTTGAATTTGTTGATAAGCGGGATACAACAAGAGCGAATGTTTTTGCCAAATTAGATTCCATGACTGTCACCCGTTTAACGGGGATCGATGTGGACCTCAACCTTCAAACAGATAAGGATGCTAAATTTAAAATCCTTTTGGATGCCGGTTCACAGGATGCCCTGAATATACAGGGAGAAGCCGAGCTGAATGCAGGTATCGATGCCAGTAGCAAAATAACTTTGTCTGGAACCTTTACCGTTGACAAAGGAAGCTATTCATTTAGTTTTGGCCCTGTGAAGAAAGATTTTACGTTCCGCAAAGGAAGCACCATTACCTGGAATGGCGATCCATTGGATGCCCAGCTGAATATCACGGCAGCATATACGACCAAAGCACCGACTTTAGAGCTTGTAGCGACGCAACTCGGTTCAGAAAATGCCAATCTGTATAAGCAACGTATTCCGTTCAATGTCTTACTAAAGATTACAGACAAATTGTTTCAGCCGCAACTGAATTTTGATATTGACCTGGACGAAAACAACTCGGTTGTTTCGCAAGATGTAATCAGCAAGGTAAACAATGCATTGACGACGCTACGTGAAAATCCGTCTGAACTCAACAAGCAGGTCTTTTCATTGATTGTGTTGGGGCGCTTTATGTCGACCAATCCATTTGAGAGTCTTTCAGGTGGTGGTGGTACCGAAGCTATTGTGAGAAATAGTATCAGTTCCTTCCTGAGTGGTCAGTTGAACCGCTTGGCTTCCGAACTTATTACAGGAGTAGAACTGGATTTTAACTTAACCTCAGAAGAAGATTATGCTACAGGAGCGGGACAAACCCGTACGGACCTGAATATAGGTGTATCGAAAATGCTCTTAAATGATCGTTTAAAAATTACTATTGGTTCTAATTTTGAAGTGGAAGGAAACACGCGACCTGGAGAGACTGCCAATAATATCGCGGGAGATATCCAATTGGATTATCAGCTTTCACAAGACGGCCGTTATTTTGCACGGGTATACCGTAAGAATCAATATCAGGTCACACTACAGGGTCAATATGTAGAGACAGGCATTGGATTTATCATCAATATGGATTACAACAGGTTTAAGGAAATCTGGATGAGTTCAAAAAAACTCAAAGAGTACTATGATACGAACAGCAAGAGTTTCAGAAAACGGTTCGATGTGGAGCGCATGGAAACCGACTCAGTCTATCGTGATAGCGTTCGCACCGTCATCCGTGACAGTTTGATGCTACATAGTCCAGCATACAGAAAACGTATGGAGGAAAGAGAACAAGAGAAGCGTAAACAGCAATTGGACTCTGGCAAAAAATCACCAACAAGCAATGGTCCAAAATCAAATTTAGATACCATCAGAACAACAGCTATAAAAAATGAAGATGAGGAAAGGAGTTATCATGCGGGTTAGATTAAAGTATAGTGTTGGAATAGTAACATTCGTTGCATTCATAGCCTCCTGTTCGTCAACCAAAAATCTGAAAGAAGGAGAAAGCTTATATGTGAAGGGGAATGTCATCGTTGAGTCGGACACCATTTCTAAGGAAAACAAAGAAAAGATATCAACCCGCCTGGAAGAGGCCCTGATGCCCAAACCGAATAAACGACTGGCAGGCATACCTTTCAAGCTATATTTTAATAATATGGCTGCAGATTCAGTCGGGAACAACATCATAAAAAAATTCTTCAAGAAAATTGGTGAAGAACCGGTGTTGTTGCGGGATGTCAATCGAGAATATAATGAAAATCTATTGCGCAACCGTCTTGAAAATTTTGGTTTCTTTAATGCAGAGGTGAGATCCGATACATTAGTTGAAAACAAAAAAGCAACGATTAATTATACTGCCAAGCCCAATCTGATATATCGCATACAGTCCGTTACATTTGATGTTGACAGCAACAGTCAATTAGGGAAAGATATTCGTTCGAGTTCTGACCAAAGTCTCTTACAGGTAGGAAAGAACTACAGTTTAGATGTTATCTTAAATGAGCGTGACCGCATCGATAATGATCTTAAAAATAAAGGCTATTATTATTTCAGCCCAGATTACATCTTGGTTCAGGTAGACAGTTCGAACCGGAATAACAAGGTGGATATGTATGTTACAGTTAAAAAAGAGACACCGGCGCAGGCGAAAGTCCCATCCAAGATCAATAAAATTTACATTTTCCCGAACTATACGGAAACAAGCTCTGGTTATCAGCGATCAACGCGGAATGCCGAACTATACGATAGCAGCTATTATTTTATAGACCGTCAGCATCTTTACCGGAAGCCTGTTATTGCGAACCATATCTTCTTTAAACGGGGCGATATATACAACCGTAATGCCCACAATCAGACCATCAGTCATTTGGTAAATCTCAATAGCTGGAAATTTGTAAAAAACAATTTTGTCGACAGCAAAGAAGTGCCCAACGCGCTGGATGTCTACTATTACTTGACCCCATTACCCAAAAAGTCGCTTCGGGTGGAGCTTTTAGGAAAAATGGCTTCGGTATACAATGGTACTGAGGTGAATGTCAACTGGACCTTACGAAATGCATT encodes the following:
- a CDS encoding valine--tRNA ligase, whose protein sequence is MSIAKTYNPKEAEEKWYSYWKANGFFRSTPDEREPYTIVMPPPNVTGVLHMGHMLNNTIQDVLIRRARMQGKNACWVPGTDHASIATEAKVVAMLKEQGIDKRSLSREDFLKHAWEWKEKYGGIILKQLEKLGASCDWDRTRFTMDPELYQSVIRVFVDLYNKGLIYRGYRMVNWDPEAKTNISDEEVIYKEKNGKLYHLKYQVDGTDQYIVVATTRPETIFGDTAVCINPDDERYTWLKGKQVIVPIVGRKVNIIEDEYVDLEFGTGCLKVTPAHDVNDYALGKKHNLEFVDIFTDEAKLNDNGLHYAGMDRFKVRKEIEKELEEKGLLEKVENYTNNVGTSERTGAVIEPKISNQWFLKMEDLAKPALDNVMDDTIKFHPTKFKNIYRNWMENVTDWNISRQLWWGHQIPAYFYGEGNEEFVVAQTVEEALVLAQEKSGNATLQLTDLRQDEDVLDTWFSAWLWPISVFNGINEPENAEINYYYPTQDLVTAPDIIFFWVARMIVSGYEFRGQLPFENVYFTGIVRDKLGRKMSKSLGNSPDPIDLMNEYGADATRMGMLLTAPAGNDLPFDVELCVQGRNFANKIWNAFRLVKGWEITATPASDSDKISASWFEARLNQALVDIEENFKHYRLSDALMTTYKLVWDDFCAWYLELVKPAYGCPISGETLATVKSFFQRILTLVHPFMPFLTEELWHDELFGVKDEKDCIIVAPYPTANDFDEQLIKDFAIAQQIISEVRNIRNSKGISPKVALPLAINQQSDVNLEQYIAIITKIANLEGVTFVSEKITGAASFLAGKDECYVTLENNIDADAERERIEKELEYLKGFLVSVDKKLSNERFVQNAKPEIVENEKSKKADAEAKIKILQESLLALG
- a CDS encoding DUF4342 domain-containing protein, with protein sequence MGFKETFQINGENLLQKIKEIIAEGNVNKITISDKHGKEIMSFPVTVGAIGLILAPVFAAIGAVAALLTECTITVERNSQKDDNNNGDNSTDPPTTITVN
- a CDS encoding DoxX family membrane protein; translation: MKILKNILCVLFALLFIHAGLDKLFHYMPAPPMDMDMKKVFEAFNTIKWLMPLVGIIELIGGLLFIFTKTRTLGALIIFPILIGIFTHNMIFYSQQGLIIWAVLFIIWVWVVFENWGKYKKLLV
- a CDS encoding translocation/assembly module TamB domain-containing protein, with protein sequence MNRFTRVAFKTILWIIGVIIALAILIVFLIRLPSVQNYIAGKVTQYVEGKIGTPVKIGYINIDFPKKLVLQDIYLADQSKDTLAAGKSIAVDINMLKLLKNTVEIQSIEAEGITAKIRRTLPDSSFNFDYIVKAFASQKESNPTADSSSALLFNLDKVKFDKFHIVYTDDVIGTSADVYLNSLNTNIKKFDLTQNMAFNLPKVKIDGLSATIKQWRPMVDGAAPSVEDFGITDKTAQTTTLLPDVGIQIADLTNIFVRYEDQSSLLNTKFYVKNLHADINKIDLNKEVVDIQTISLDGSDNSVLFGKVLKKANSSAKSTADTTKVNWIVSAKDIQINNTSLAYRDDNQARMKGFDYFNMKIAGMKTSLSDLYYSADSISGSLKELITSDHSGFVIKQLKGDFKYTNTGTEIKNLYAETPRTLLRDYVKVTYPSLDIVAKKPELLYVNATIKKSHVDMRDIYYFAPFLDTMQVMKPLMDKKFAIDGRVVGKLNDLNIPAIDFQTLSNTRLIASLRLRGLPEVDKMSMDLNLKKLTTGRSDIEKLVSKKMLPSGIELPNTIGLTGTFKGGMNAFNTNLSLVTEKGTAKFNGKVGMIGRDTTYDAYVSIRDFDIGKIMKMDSTLGILSFEGKIKGHGTDPKKLVANFDGKVNRMDAMGYRYQNIDMNLTADKGDIKAAVVSPDPNIQLKLNATANMKSKYPQVDFELQVDTINLKNLKLMDDEFKYQGKLVGNFSSADPNFLNGAAHITNSSIFYSGAYYSLDSISLIAKADTSRNLLLLKSDFLNAHLVGKYKILELQNAIQDILQVYYQPGKAVKVPKYEPQNIEFSAQLTRTKFIRDFLPELTAMSDITLDGMFNSQSKTILAKLDAPKIIYNGTEINNVTLDINTLDSTLYYSALINKIKVSNIELVNTVFSGKVIQNNLDFGLWIKDKKEKEQYHLGANMRVDNGAFVFSLLQDGLMLNYDKWTINPNNVLRFGSTGIQANEFILSNKGQELSISSQDSVLNSPINIAFKNFRIETLSKMLESETVELGGGINGQATISRLESSPVFVSDLVINKFYIGQDTVGNVNIKVNNEKENTYNANISITENGNNVVLNGDFVNPPQGEARLDFTLDIAPLSMQTVQAFSLGYLKDSKGNLEGQLKITGSPSTPLIKGDVKFKDAQFNIAMLNALFKAKDETIHLDERGITFPKFALEDKKGNIAKLTGSIATTTYTDFDFNLNVNTDNFEVLNSTQSDNDMFYGKMYLTSNLRIRGNLDKPIVDGTIKVLDDTDFTFVMPNDDPGMADRKGVVEFVDKRDTTRANVFAKLDSMTVTRLTGIDVDLNLQTDKDAKFKILLDAGSQDALNIQGEAELNAGIDASSKITLSGTFTVDKGSYSFSFGPVKKDFTFRKGSTITWNGDPLDAQLNITAAYTTKAPTLELVATQLGSENANLYKQRIPFNVLLKITDKLFQPQLNFDIDLDENNSVVSQDVISKVNNALTTLRENPSELNKQVFSLIVLGRFMSTNPFESLSGGGGTEAIVRNSISSFLSGQLNRLASELITGVELDFNLTSEEDYATGAGQTRTDLNIGVSKMLLNDRLKITIGSNFEVEGNTRPGETANNIAGDIQLDYQLSQDGRYFARVYRKNQYQVTLQGQYVETGIGFIINMDYNRFKEIWMSSKKLKEYYDTNSKSFRKRFDVERMETDSVYRDSVRTVIRDSLMLHSPAYRKRMEEREQEKRKQQLDSGKKSPTSNGPKSNLDTIRTTAIKNEDEERSYHAG
- a CDS encoding BamA/TamA family outer membrane protein — encoded protein: MRKGVIMRVRLKYSVGIVTFVAFIASCSSTKNLKEGESLYVKGNVIVESDTISKENKEKISTRLEEALMPKPNKRLAGIPFKLYFNNMAADSVGNNIIKKFFKKIGEEPVLLRDVNREYNENLLRNRLENFGFFNAEVRSDTLVENKKATINYTAKPNLIYRIQSVTFDVDSNSQLGKDIRSSSDQSLLQVGKNYSLDVILNERDRIDNDLKNKGYYYFSPDYILVQVDSSNRNNKVDMYVTVKKETPAQAKVPSKINKIYIFPNYTETSSGYQRSTRNAELYDSSYYFIDRQHLYRKPVIANHIFFKRGDIYNRNAHNQTISHLVNLNSWKFVKNNFVDSKEVPNALDVYYYLTPLPKKSLRVELLGKMASVYNGTEVNVNWTLRNAFKGAEQLSFNVFGGYETQTGGSADLNSSYYRYGMEATLTFPRILSPFGKVSPSRRFIPKTYIKGRYEFLNRRKAYTLNSIALDYGYIWQESEEKQHDLALMEITYVQPKGISENYQKQMDTIPALRHAIDPQFTIGPNYNFTFQNTMKQHLKNTFYFKGNLDLSGNILGLIKGADFNKGKTFKLFDAYFSQYIKISGDGRHYLKLSENSQLASRVSLGLSYSYGNSRSLPYLKQYYVGGPNSIRAFGARAIGPGTVAPEKLSNGLFFADQTGDIKLELNTEYRAKLAGFVHWAAFIDAGNVWLQRADVNKPGGKFSKDFLNELAVGGGAGLRFDFTFLIVRTDMSIPFRIPYLPKGERWVFSDIDFGSSKWRKDNLMFNLAIGYPF